Proteins encoded within one genomic window of Bacteroides sedimenti:
- the uxaC gene encoding glucuronate isomerase, whose product MKNFMDENFLLQTKTAQELYHQHAAKMPIIDYHCHLVPKMVADDHQFRSLTEIWLGGDHYKWRAMRTNGIDERYCTGADTSDWEKFEKWAETVPYTMRNPLYHWTHLELKSAFGIDKILNKESAREIFEECNAKLALPEYSARGMMRRYKVEVVCTTDDPIDSLEYHIATRKSGFETKMLPTWRPDKAMAVEIPSDFRAYIEKLSEVSGVTISTFDDVISALKVRHDFFASQGCKLSDHGIEEFYAEDYTEEEIKAIFNKVYGGTNLTQEEILKYKSAMLIIFAEMDWEKGWTQQFHYGTIRNNNKRMFNLIGADTGFDSIGEFNTAKSMSKFLNHLDYEGKLTKTILYNLNPCANEVIATMIGNFQDGKIPGKIQFGSGWWFLDQKDGMEKQMNALSVLGLLSRFVGMLTDSRSFTSYPRHEYFRRTLCNLIGRDIENGELPASEMKFIGQMVEDISYNNAKNFFQF is encoded by the coding sequence ATGAAAAACTTTATGGATGAAAATTTCTTGTTGCAAACCAAAACTGCGCAAGAACTTTACCATCAGCATGCTGCTAAAATGCCTATAATTGATTACCATTGCCATTTAGTACCTAAAATGGTTGCCGACGATCATCAGTTTCGTTCACTGACAGAAATTTGGCTGGGAGGCGATCATTATAAATGGCGTGCTATGCGTACCAATGGCATTGACGAACGCTATTGTACCGGAGCAGACACTTCTGATTGGGAGAAATTTGAAAAATGGGCAGAAACTGTGCCTTATACAATGCGTAATCCCTTGTATCACTGGACTCATCTTGAACTTAAATCAGCCTTTGGGATTGATAAAATTTTAAATAAGGAGAGTGCCCGCGAAATATTTGAAGAGTGTAATGCCAAACTGGCTTTGCCTGAATATTCAGCAAGAGGAATGATGCGACGTTATAAAGTGGAGGTTGTTTGCACAACTGATGATCCGATTGATTCGTTGGAATACCATATTGCCACAAGAAAAAGCGGCTTTGAAACAAAAATGCTTCCTACATGGCGTCCGGATAAGGCGATGGCTGTAGAAATACCGTCAGATTTTCGTGCTTATATAGAAAAACTGTCTGAAGTGAGTGGTGTCACTATTAGTACGTTTGATGATGTTATTTCAGCATTGAAAGTACGTCACGATTTCTTTGCAAGCCAAGGTTGCAAACTTTCCGACCACGGCATTGAAGAGTTTTATGCCGAAGATTATACTGAAGAAGAAATTAAAGCTATCTTTAATAAGGTGTATGGTGGAACAAATCTGACGCAGGAGGAGATTTTGAAATATAAATCTGCCATGCTTATTATATTTGCTGAAATGGATTGGGAAAAAGGATGGACTCAGCAGTTTCATTATGGAACAATCCGCAATAATAATAAACGAATGTTTAACCTGATTGGTGCTGACACCGGATTCGATTCTATAGGCGAGTTCAATACCGCTAAATCGATGTCTAAATTCCTGAATCACTTGGATTATGAAGGAAAACTAACAAAAACAATTCTATATAATCTTAATCCATGTGCCAATGAAGTGATTGCCACCATGATTGGGAATTTCCAGGATGGAAAGATTCCGGGAAAGATACAGTTTGGTTCTGGTTGGTGGTTCCTCGACCAGAAAGATGGCATGGAAAAACAAATGAACGCACTTTCGGTACTGGGATTATTAAGCCGTTTTGTGGGTATGCTGACAGATTCGCGCAGTTTTACGTCATACCCGCGTCACGAATATTTCCGTCGTACCTTGTGTAATCTGATAGGTCGTGACATAGAGAATGGTGAACTTCCTGCATCTGAAATGAAATTCATCGGACAGATGGTTGAAGATATTAGTTATAACAACGCTAAAAACTTCTTCCAATTTTGA
- a CDS encoding zinc ribbon domain-containing protein, with amino-acid sequence MAKEVKNEPKELTVEQKLKALYQLQTMLSEIDKIKTLRGELPLEVQDLEDEVAGLNTRIEKIKAEISELKSSIAAKKIEIEAAKASVEKYKSQQENVRNNREFDFLSKEIEFQILEIELCEKRIKEFTAEEKLKSEEVVKSSETLEERQQDLTVKKNELEEIISETKQEEEKLREKAKMLETTIEPRLLQAFKRIRKNSRNGLGVVYVERDACGGCFNKIPPQRQLDIRMRKKIIVCEYCGRIMIDPELAGVEVERPSSK; translated from the coding sequence ATGGCTAAAGAAGTTAAAAACGAACCGAAAGAATTGACGGTAGAACAAAAGCTTAAAGCATTGTATCAACTGCAGACTATGCTTTCTGAGATTGACAAGATTAAGACTCTGAGAGGTGAACTTCCTCTTGAAGTACAAGATCTGGAAGATGAAGTTGCCGGCTTAAATACTCGCATTGAGAAAATTAAGGCTGAAATCAGTGAGCTTAAATCGTCTATTGCTGCAAAGAAAATTGAAATTGAAGCAGCTAAAGCTTCTGTTGAGAAATATAAATCTCAACAAGAAAATGTTCGTAATAACCGTGAATTCGATTTCTTATCCAAAGAGATAGAATTCCAAATACTGGAAATTGAACTTTGCGAAAAAAGAATCAAAGAATTTACTGCTGAAGAGAAATTAAAAAGCGAAGAGGTAGTAAAGAGTTCTGAGACATTGGAAGAAAGACAACAAGATCTTACTGTTAAAAAGAATGAGCTTGAAGAAATTATTTCTGAAACAAAACAAGAAGAAGAAAAGCTCAGAGAAAAAGCAAAAATGCTTGAAACAACAATTGAACCTCGTTTATTACAGGCATTTAAACGTATTCGTAAGAATTCCCGCAACGGACTTGGAGTTGTTTATGTAGAACGTGATGCATGCGGTGGTTGCTTTAACAAAATCCCGCCCCAGAGACAGTTGGATATTCGCATGCGCAAAAAAATCATTGTTTGTGAATACTGCGGTCGTATCATGATTGACCCTGAACTAGCAGGAGTTGAGGTAGAACGTCCATCATCTAAATAA
- a CDS encoding Gfo/Idh/MocA family protein → MEKIRFAVIGQGHIGKRHAEMVRRNPQAELIAVCDILPKEKLGVEGNPETFYSSIDELLDNEADIDVVNICVPNGLHANYALKALDRGKHVVIEKPMALSKWDAEQVLSRSLEVGRHVFCVMQNRYSPPSAWLKEVVDSGILGQIYSVHLNCFWNRDGRYYKPGNWHGDAEMDGGTLFTQFSHFVDIMYWLFGDITNIKGSFHDFNHQSLTAFEDSGTILFDFIKGGAGCLNYSTAVWDKNLESSLTIIAQNGSIKVAGQYMNEVEYCHIKDYVMPELAPSNPPNDYGAYKGSAQNHHYVIQNVIDKLKENASITTNVLDGLKVVDIIERIYKERDAK, encoded by the coding sequence ATGGAAAAAATTCGCTTTGCTGTTATAGGGCAGGGGCATATCGGTAAACGACATGCCGAGATGGTTCGCCGCAATCCGCAAGCTGAATTGATAGCCGTTTGCGATATTCTTCCAAAAGAGAAGCTTGGTGTTGAAGGCAATCCTGAAACATTCTATTCTTCGATCGATGAGCTATTAGACAATGAAGCAGATATTGATGTAGTCAATATCTGCGTTCCAAACGGTCTTCATGCAAATTATGCACTAAAAGCACTTGATCGCGGCAAACATGTTGTAATAGAGAAACCTATGGCTCTTTCAAAATGGGATGCAGAACAAGTTCTGTCCCGGAGTCTTGAGGTGGGACGTCATGTGTTTTGTGTCATGCAGAATCGCTATTCTCCACCTTCTGCCTGGTTAAAGGAGGTAGTCGATAGCGGTATTCTGGGCCAGATATATTCAGTTCATCTAAATTGTTTCTGGAATCGAGACGGAAGATACTACAAACCCGGAAACTGGCACGGTGATGCAGAAATGGATGGGGGAACTCTCTTTACGCAGTTTTCTCATTTCGTGGATATCATGTACTGGCTTTTTGGGGATATTACGAACATCAAAGGCTCTTTTCATGACTTCAATCACCAGTCGCTCACAGCATTTGAGGACAGCGGAACGATTCTTTTCGATTTCATCAAAGGAGGAGCGGGATGCCTGAACTACTCAACAGCTGTATGGGACAAGAACCTGGAAAGCAGTCTGACCATCATTGCACAGAATGGCTCAATTAAAGTAGCCGGACAGTACATGAACGAAGTGGAATATTGCCATATTAAAGATTATGTAATGCCTGAGCTCGCTCCATCCAATCCCCCGAATGATTATGGTGCCTATAAAGGTTCTGCACAGAATCATCATTATGTGATTCAGAATGTGATAGATAAGCTGAAAGAGAATGCTTCAATCACAACCAATGTATTAGATGGTTTGAAAGTAGTAGATATCATCGAACGAATATATAAAGAAAGGGATGCCAAATAA
- a CDS encoding Nif3-like dinuclear metal center hexameric protein, giving the protein MKIKEIVSALERFAPLPLQDGFDNAGLQIGLTEAEATGALLCLDVTESVIDEAISLGYNLVISHHPLIFKGYKSITGKDYVERCILKAIKHDIVIYSAHTNLDNAQGGVNYKIAEKIGLKNVHILSEKEDSLLKLVTFVPLEFADKVRQALFDAGCGHIGNYDSCSYNLEGEGTFRANEGTNPFCGKVGELHTEKEVRIETILPSFKRNTVLRTLIATHPYEEPAFDFYSLKNSWSQAGAGVVGELENPLTELEFLKLLKDRFDVECIKHNQLTGRIIKKVALCGGAGAFLLPEAIHCNSDVYITGEIRYHDYFGHENEILMTEIGHYESEQYTKEIFYSVIQSLFPDFNIHLSKINTNPIKYFK; this is encoded by the coding sequence ATGAAAATAAAGGAAATCGTAAGCGCCCTTGAAAGGTTCGCGCCTCTGCCTTTGCAAGACGGATTTGATAATGCCGGATTACAAATTGGGTTGACAGAAGCGGAAGCAACAGGGGCTTTGTTGTGTCTTGACGTTACTGAATCGGTCATCGATGAAGCAATTTCGTTGGGATACAATCTAGTTATATCCCATCATCCGCTTATTTTCAAAGGATATAAATCTATCACAGGAAAAGATTATGTGGAAAGATGCATCCTGAAAGCAATTAAGCACGATATAGTTATTTATTCTGCTCACACCAACCTGGATAATGCACAAGGAGGTGTGAATTATAAAATTGCTGAGAAAATTGGATTAAAAAATGTACATATTCTTTCGGAGAAGGAAGATTCATTATTAAAACTAGTCACGTTTGTTCCTCTTGAATTTGCTGATAAAGTAAGACAAGCATTATTTGATGCTGGTTGCGGACACATAGGCAACTATGATTCATGCAGTTACAATCTGGAAGGAGAGGGTACATTCCGGGCTAACGAAGGAACGAATCCATTCTGTGGAAAAGTTGGAGAATTGCATACAGAAAAGGAAGTTAGGATTGAAACAATTCTACCATCCTTTAAAAGGAACACAGTACTGCGTACATTGATTGCAACACATCCGTACGAAGAACCTGCATTTGACTTTTACTCTCTGAAAAATTCCTGGTCGCAGGCAGGGGCAGGGGTTGTTGGCGAATTAGAGAACCCATTAACTGAGCTTGAATTTCTGAAACTACTGAAAGATCGGTTCGATGTTGAATGCATAAAACACAATCAACTTACTGGCCGGATAATTAAGAAAGTTGCTTTATGTGGAGGGGCAGGGGCCTTTCTTCTTCCGGAAGCAATCCACTGTAATTCTGATGTTTATATAACCGGTGAAATTCGTTATCATGATTATTTTGGTCATGAAAATGAAATTTTGATGACCGAAATTGGGCATTATGAGAGTGAACAATATACTAAAGAGATTTTTTATTCAGTAATACAGAGTTTATTTCCTGATTTTAATATACATCTAAGTAAAATAAATACCAATCCCATAAAATATTTTAAATAA